The window GCGAGACACTGACGCGATTCCTGGCCGAGCGCGGCTGGCGCGAAGTACGCAGGGACGTGTACTCGAGAGAGGTCCGGGAGTAAGTGTTTATGGTCGATTTCTCAACTCCCGGTCGTCCTAGTTTCGCGGGGCGGATCAACCACGGATCAGACTCTACTTATGATTGGCTGGAAATTGGGGTGCAGGGCAACGTCAATCAAGCAATTCCTGCTGGCGAGACAAGGCAATCCCGCGCTTCACGGCGCGCTTAGCTCCAGGCCGGCGCGAAAAAAGAAGGCCCCTGGCCCCGTCCGCGATGAGATGAAACGTGAATGCGCGAGGCGGGGGCCGCGGCGGGTCTGAAAGGTCGCTCCTCAAAGCTCGATGATGTCCGACTTGGTGCTTTCGATGAATGCGAGCACCTCCGCGCACTCCTGCTGAGGAACCTGGAACGAATTCAGGGTAGCGTGCAGGTGGCCGAGGAAGGCTCGCCAGTCCGTCTCGCTAATTTGCATGCCCTTATGTGAAAGGTTCATGGCACGACCGGTGTAGTACATGGGACCTCCAGCGGAAGCGCACAAGAAATCGATCAGCAGTTGCTTCTCGCGAGCGACGCCGTCATCGCCGCGATTCTTCCAAAAGCGCGCTAGTAATTTGTCCGCCGCAAGGCGCGACAATAGGTCGTTGGCCACAGCACAAATGGCATCGTAGCCGCCCAATCTCTCGTACAAGGATTTCGGATTTGTGTTGCTCATAGCATTCTCTCCCATCTTAAATCGGTCACGAACTTGATCCATCCGTAGGGTGACCCTTGAAGACCTTCCGGACGAAGCGCGCCTTAAGATGCTAGCGAAGGAGTTGGGATCGTGAAAACCAAATCTCCTGGACGTCGGCGTAGAAAAAGATGGCCGACCCGCCGTTGATCGCGCCCGGCGCCCATCAGGAACCGTCGCGGAGTCTCGGCCTTCGCCGGGATAGCGGCGCGAAACCGGTCAGTGCAAGACCGGCGGGCCTGCCTCGAGGCCGCTGACGTTCAGCAACGCGGCGATATCGGCCTGGTAGGGAAAAGTGCCCGGCGTGTAGGCGCATAGAGGATCGTCGCCGAGCGGGTCCCCGCTGGTCGCGAAGGCCCGCGATCGCGATCCACCACAGACTGCCGCAAACTCGCACACGCGGCATCGACCAGTGAGCCGCGCCGTGTCGCGCAGGTCGTTGAAAAGCGGGCTTTTGCGATAGATCTCGGTCAGCGTCTGGACCCGGACGTTGCCTGCGGGGATCGGCATAAATCCGCTCGGATGGACCGTGCCGACATGCGAGACGAAGACAAAGCCGCGCCCGGCGTTGATATCCATTGGGCTGCGGCGCTCGTGGCCCTGCGACGGCCACGGCTCGAGCGCCACGCGCAATTTCCGATACGTGGGTCCGAGCCGGATGCTGCTCTCGGGCGCGATACCGCGACGTTCCAGGATCGTGCGTTCGAGGACCACGCGCCGGAAATGGTGGCCCTCGGTAGTCTTGGTCGCGATCGCGTTGCCGACGTCGTACAGGAAATTCATCACGTCTTCGCACTCATCGGCGGAGAGCTGTTCGAGCGCTGCGCCGCGTCCGACCGGGACCAGCATGAAGCCGCTCCAGACCATCGCGCCGCGTTCGCGCACGATATGGGCCATGCGCGGCAGATCAAACAAGTTCAGCCGCGAAACGGTCGTGTTGATCTGGACTTTGATCCCCAACTCACGCGCCGTCTCCCACGCCGCCATCGTGCGCTCGAAGACACCGTTGATTCCGCGAAACGCGTCGTGAATCTCGGGACATGAGCCGTCCACGCTCAGCGACAGCGCCTTTAGCCCCGCGGCCTTGAGTTCGGTAATCACCTCGCGGGTGAGCAGCGGTGTCGCGGAGGGGGAAAACGCGACCGGAAGATGGCGACTGGCGGCGTAGGCGACCAGTTCAGCCAGGTCGGGGCGCTTCATTGGGTCTCCGCCG of the Candidatus Binatus sp. genome contains:
- a CDS encoding group 1 truncated hemoglobin, translating into MSNTNPKSLYERLGGYDAICAVANDLLSRLAADKLLARFWKNRGDDGVAREKQLLIDFLCASAGGPMYYTGRAMNLSHKGMQISETDWRAFLGHLHATLNSFQVPQQECAEVLAFIESTKSDIIEL
- a CDS encoding TIGR04053 family radical SAM/SPASM domain-containing protein; this translates as MGQRPFIVIWEMTRACDLACKHCRAEAQPLHNPLELNTREARSLIDEVASFGAPPPLFVMTGGDPMKRPDLAELVAYAASRHLPVAFSPSATPLLTREVITELKAAGLKALSLSVDGSCPEIHDAFRGINGVFERTMAAWETARELGIKVQINTTVSRLNLFDLPRMAHIVRERGAMVWSGFMLVPVGRGAALEQLSADECEDVMNFLYDVGNAIATKTTEGHHFRRVVLERTILERRGIAPESSIRLGPTYRKLRVALEPWPSQGHERRSPMDINAGRGFVFVSHVGTVHPSGFMPIPAGNVRVQTLTEIYRKSPLFNDLRDTARLTGRCRVCEFAAVCGGSRSRAFATSGDPLGDDPLCAYTPGTFPYQADIAALLNVSGLEAGPPVLH